A section of the Anabaena cylindrica PCC 7122 genome encodes:
- a CDS encoding pentapeptide repeat-containing protein translates to MEKKVIEVEELLRRYAAGERDFAWVKLRVPDRGQDYYWAMGAGSLLNGANLSGINLSNADLRYAGEMNGINLSDANLSGAYLSEQFMRDANLSRANLSNAHMTKVSLDRANLSGANLSGANLSFSQLGGANLSGVNLRSADLGRCGLSGDLRGVDLRGADLHATDLMSIDLTGANLSNAILERTYIKDANLTGVNLEGAKLEGVTFINTIMPDGTIRNETPRR, encoded by the coding sequence ATGGAAAAAAAAGTCATAGAGGTTGAAGAGTTGCTGCGCCGATATGCTGCTGGGGAACGAGATTTCGCCTGGGTTAAGTTGCGTGTTCCTGATAGAGGGCAGGACTACTATTGGGCTATGGGGGCTGGTAGTCTTTTGAACGGAGCTAATTTGAGTGGGATTAATTTGAGTAATGCTGACCTCAGATACGCTGGCGAGATGAATGGTATCAACTTGAGTGATGCCAATTTGAGTGGTGCTTACCTGAGCGAGCAGTTCATGAGAGATGCTAATTTGAGTAGGGCTAATCTTAGTAATGCCCACATGACCAAGGTTTCCTTGGATAGAGCCAACCTGAGCGGTGCTAATCTGAGTGGTGCCAATTTGTCCTTCTCCCAACTTGGTGGTGCCAACCTGAGTGGTGTTAACTTGAGATCTGCCGATTTGGGTAGATGTGGTTTGAGTGGGGATTTGAGAGGTGTTGATTTGAGAGGTGCCGATTTGCACGCTACCGATTTGATGAGTATTGACTTGACTGGAGCTAACTTGAGCAACGCTATTTTGGAGCGTACCTACATCAAAGATGCTAACTTGACTGGGGTTAATCTGGAAGGTGCCAAGCTGGAGGGAGTTACTTTCATTAATACCATCATGCCAGATGGTACTATTCGGAATGAAACCCCACGAAGATAG
- the nadA gene encoding quinolinate synthase NadA, whose product MFTNTLARPQGTLPLDLFAAIEELKTELNAVILAHYYQDPDIQDIADFIGDSLQLAKAAAQTNADVIVFAGVHFMAETAKILNPNKLVLLPDLNAGCSLADSCLPQEFAEFKDAHPNHLVISYINCSAEIKAMSDIICTSSNAVKIVQQIPEESEIIFAPDRNLGRYVIEQTGREMLLWQGSCIVHETFSEKKIVQLKTIHPEAEAIAHPECETSVLRHASFIGSTAALLNYCQNSHTQEFIVATEPGIIHQMQKLAPEKHFIPAPPQNNCNCNECPFMRLNTLEKLYLAMKNRTPEITMSEEIRLAALRPMQRMLEMSI is encoded by the coding sequence GTGTTTACAAATACACTTGCTCGACCACAAGGTACACTACCATTAGATTTATTTGCCGCTATTGAGGAGCTAAAAACAGAACTCAACGCGGTAATATTAGCGCATTACTATCAAGACCCCGATATTCAAGATATAGCCGACTTTATTGGCGACTCCTTGCAACTAGCCAAAGCCGCAGCACAGACAAATGCAGATGTGATTGTGTTTGCTGGCGTTCATTTCATGGCAGAAACAGCCAAAATCCTGAATCCTAATAAATTGGTACTGCTACCAGACTTAAATGCTGGTTGTTCTTTAGCAGACAGTTGTCTTCCCCAGGAGTTTGCAGAGTTCAAAGACGCACACCCAAATCATTTAGTCATTTCCTATATTAACTGCTCCGCCGAAATTAAGGCTATGAGCGATATTATCTGCACCAGTTCCAACGCTGTGAAAATCGTTCAGCAAATACCTGAAGAATCAGAGATTATTTTTGCCCCAGATCGCAACTTGGGAAGGTATGTAATTGAACAAACCGGACGGGAAATGCTGTTATGGCAAGGTAGCTGTATTGTCCATGAGACGTTTTCCGAAAAGAAAATAGTCCAATTAAAAACTATACATCCAGAAGCAGAAGCGATCGCACACCCAGAATGTGAAACCAGTGTTTTGCGTCATGCCAGCTTTATTGGCTCTACAGCAGCCCTACTTAATTATTGTCAAAACAGTCATACACAGGAATTTATCGTCGCTACAGAGCCAGGAATTATCCACCAGATGCAAAAATTAGCACCTGAGAAGCACTTTATTCCCGCACCTCCACAGAATAATTGTAATTGTAACGAATGTCCGTTTATGCGGTTAAATACCTTAGAAAAACTCTATTTAGCAATGAAAAATCGCACCCCCGAAATAACCATGTCAGAGGAAATTCGTCTCGCTGCACTGCGGCCAATGCAACGGATGTTAGAAATGAGTATTTAA
- a CDS encoding TIGR04168 family protein encodes MTSQKTQSKPVKIAVIGDVHDQWEVEDGIALKHLGVDLVLFVGDFGNESVEVVRAIASLDIPKAAVMGNHDAWYSATEWGRKKCPYDRTKEDWVQEQLDLLGVSHVSYGKLDFPDWNLTVVGGRPFTWGGPEWRFAEICQERYGVSSLEESADKIVKVLKSTAYDNIIFLGHNGPSGLGDRPEDPCGKDWHPIGGDFGDPDFAEAISQSLNMKKTVSLVAFGHMHRTLRHTKKVQRKAVFRSPEGTIYLNAATVPRIIEEDGVKLRNFSLVSLEEGVVTKASLVWLGKDFQVAAEEIFYNSSPSVVPTV; translated from the coding sequence ATGACCAGTCAGAAAACTCAATCAAAACCTGTGAAAATTGCTGTAATTGGCGATGTTCACGATCAATGGGAAGTAGAAGACGGCATAGCACTCAAGCATCTGGGTGTAGACTTGGTGCTATTTGTCGGGGATTTTGGGAATGAATCGGTGGAAGTGGTCAGAGCGATCGCATCTCTGGATATTCCCAAAGCAGCGGTAATGGGCAACCACGATGCCTGGTACTCGGCCACTGAATGGGGACGCAAAAAATGTCCCTATGACCGCACTAAGGAAGACTGGGTACAGGAACAGCTAGATTTATTGGGAGTGTCCCACGTCAGTTATGGTAAATTGGACTTTCCTGATTGGAATTTAACTGTGGTGGGTGGTCGTCCTTTTACCTGGGGTGGGCCAGAATGGAGATTTGCAGAAATCTGTCAGGAACGTTACGGTGTCTCTAGTCTGGAGGAGTCCGCAGATAAAATTGTTAAGGTGCTGAAAAGTACTGCTTATGACAACATTATTTTTCTAGGACATAATGGACCGAGTGGATTAGGCGATCGTCCTGAAGACCCCTGTGGTAAAGATTGGCATCCTATTGGTGGTGATTTTGGTGATCCAGATTTTGCTGAAGCCATTTCTCAAAGTCTCAACATGAAGAAAACCGTTTCTCTAGTCGCCTTTGGTCATATGCATCGCACTCTCCGCCATACTAAGAAGGTGCAAAGGAAGGCTGTGTTTAGAAGTCCAGAGGGAACAATTTACCTAAATGCCGCTACTGTACCCCGGATTATAGAGGAAGACGGTGTAAAGTTACGGAATTTTTCTCTGGTTTCTTTGGAGGAGGGTGTGGTAACAAAAGCTTCTCTGGTTTGGTTAGGTAAAGACTTCCAGGTGGCTGCTGAGGAAATTTTTTATAATTCTTCCCCTTCAGTAGTGCCAACTGTGTAA